The segment TGCCGGTGGCATCAGACTTTGATCACAAAGATGAGTTCCCCGAAGAGCTCGTTGAGGCGATGAAGGAAATGGGGCTGTTCGGCATCACGATCCCGGAAGAGTACGGCGGCCTGGGACTGGACGTCTTCACCTATGCCTTGGTCATCAAGGAGCTCTCTCGCGGATGGATCTCGCTTTCGGGTGTCATCAATACCCATTTCATGGCTGCATGGATGATTCAGACCTTCGGTACCGAAGAGCAGAAGCGGCGCTATCTCCCGCGCATGGCCACCGGCGAACTGCGCAGCGCCTACTCGATGACCGAACCGCATGCAGGTTCCGATGTCCAGGCGATAAGCACCCGGGCACGCCGCAACGGGGACGACTACATCATCGATGGCCAGAAGATGTGGGCCACGAACGGATTGCGCGCCGGAATGGTGATGATCCTCGCGGTGACCGACCCCAAGGCCGAGCCGCGGCACCGCGGGATGACTGCTTTCATTATCGAGAAAGATCCGGGCGTACAGGAACAACCGGGCATCACGGTACCCGGGCAGCTCAAGAAACTCGGTTACAAAGGCGTCGAATCCACCGAGATCGTCTTCGACGGCTTCCACACTCCGGTCAGCAGCGTTCTCGGCGGCGAAGCCGCGGTAGGCAAGGGCTTCAAGCAGTTCATGGCGGCTGTCGAACTGGGCCGCGTCAACGTTGCCGCGCGGGCCGTGGGTCTGGCAACGTGCGCCCTCGAACAGTCCATCAAGTACGCCAACGAACGCGAAACGTTCGGCAAGCCGATCGCAAAGCATCAAGCCATCCAGCTGAAGATCGCCCAGATGGGCACGAAAATCAAGGCCGCCGAACTGCTGATGCTTGAGGCTGCAAGGCTCAAGACCACCGGTGCCCGATCCGACCTCGAAGCAGGCATGGCCAAGTTCTTCGCGACCGAGACCGCGGCCGAGGTCGCCCTTGAGGCGATGCGTATCCATGGCGGTTACGGCTACTCGCAAGAGTTCATGGTCGAGCGCCTTTACCGCGATGCACCTCTCCTGATCCTTGGCGAGGGAACCAATGAGATCCAGCAACTCGTCATCGCCCGCCGCCTTCTCGAAGGCTGAGATTCACTTCACACCAAGGAAGTCGCACAATGACCACCACGCATGCCGAGACCCGCGACCGCGGTGCGGGAAGCACCGCCCACGAGATCCTTACACTCAGGGTCGTCGAGCGCCATAACCAGTCCGACGGCGTGATCGCGCTGACTCTTGAACGCCC is part of the Arthrobacter ramosus genome and harbors:
- a CDS encoding acyl-CoA dehydrogenase family protein, which codes for MTQLTEEQEDLVGLIRTFVDKQVLPVASDFDHKDEFPEELVEAMKEMGLFGITIPEEYGGLGLDVFTYALVIKELSRGWISLSGVINTHFMAAWMIQTFGTEEQKRRYLPRMATGELRSAYSMTEPHAGSDVQAISTRARRNGDDYIIDGQKMWATNGLRAGMVMILAVTDPKAEPRHRGMTAFIIEKDPGVQEQPGITVPGQLKKLGYKGVESTEIVFDGFHTPVSSVLGGEAAVGKGFKQFMAAVELGRVNVAARAVGLATCALEQSIKYANERETFGKPIAKHQAIQLKIAQMGTKIKAAELLMLEAARLKTTGARSDLEAGMAKFFATETAAEVALEAMRIHGGYGYSQEFMVERLYRDAPLLILGEGTNEIQQLVIARRLLEG